From the Acidilutibacter cellobiosedens genome, one window contains:
- a CDS encoding response regulator transcription factor has product MKKEKILVVEDEKEISDLIEIYLVNDGYEVLKAYNGEEALNILKNERVHLIVLDIMMPGMDGLEVCRRVRENNNIPILMLSAKSEDMDKILGLTTGADDYLTKPFNPLELLARVKSQLRRYIYLNPNSEINDDNDINIKGLTINKKTHEVTVYGRKVDLTPIEFDILALLSQNPGRVFSGEEIFKEIWKEKYFEGNNTVMVHIRKIREKIEDNPRQPQFIKTVWGVGYKIEN; this is encoded by the coding sequence ATGAAAAAAGAGAAAATTTTGGTTGTGGAAGATGAGAAAGAGATATCGGATTTAATTGAAATATATCTTGTTAATGATGGATATGAAGTATTAAAGGCTTATAACGGAGAGGAAGCATTAAATATATTAAAAAATGAAAGAGTTCACCTTATAGTTTTAGATATTATGATGCCGGGAATGGATGGATTGGAAGTATGCAGAAGAGTAAGGGAAAATAACAATATTCCCATACTTATGCTAAGTGCAAAGTCTGAAGATATGGATAAGATATTGGGACTTACCACAGGGGCTGACGACTATCTTACGAAACCTTTTAATCCCCTTGAACTTCTTGCTCGGGTTAAGTCCCAATTAAGAAGGTATATATATTTAAATCCTAACAGTGAGATAAATGATGATAATGATATAAATATAAAAGGGCTTACAATTAATAAAAAGACTCATGAAGTGACAGTATATGGTAGAAAAGTAGATCTTACTCCCATTGAATTTGACATTCTTGCCCTTTTATCTCAAAATCCGGGAAGAGTTTTTAGCGGAGAGGAAATATTCAAAGAAATATGGAAAGAAAAGTATTTTGAAGGGAACAATACTGTTATGGTACATATAAGAAAAATTAGGGAAAAGATTGAAGATAATCCAAGGCAACCTCAGTTTATAAAAACGGTATGGGGGGTAGGATATAAAATTGAAAACTAA
- a CDS encoding BglG family transcription antiterminator, whose translation MDKKIISMLNILLNSTIITLKELEEETNSSKRQITYRLNKINHMLRGIKVPTISLNSSRNIIVQQDTKTAIKELIDKNYSRATYYFSKTERLLYMYLMLFINMDYLSINHFIDSMKVSRSTVYLDFKNLIPELKKENIQIKYNRIRGYYLSGSEMNIRRTMIKSISQTLSNGDNPKVFDLFIDEYKLGTFESSKEIISKLVKKYKITFVEDRLAEFVYIFIFLKSRMVSNQDNIANNPDIPNITVMNSMKEYKFTEELLEVYNIKDKIHPFDIMYISAWILGISVGNINEDTKDRYVISKIVNSIMIKFESISGIYYINRKKIFKQIYSHFRPAYYRLLFKLPISNPLCEKIKEEYKLFYKIVSNVMKEFCGLFGEEIPEEELAYLTLHCAAIFFDKKDYEVIKKKTALIVCSNGVGSSVILYKELVNLFPELNFLPPLESSKIKSVVEPIDIVFTTNYNPAVLEINAPIIKVSPVMTQKEKYKLTREVYIQLGDVFLRQPKIDEVMNIIKKHTKIISESMLSNELLSYFTQTDTFTFKGDEGLMLSDLTNEKLIKLRIPAKDLEEAIRKSASVLLENGKITENYIDAMVNAAKLSPYMVITKHVALPHARPETGAKEIAIGITTLQEPIKFGNKDNDPVKYIFCLSAVDNNSHIRTMSELVELLENNGFYDVLDKAVNPKEIMDYIKKYESDKEGK comes from the coding sequence ATGGATAAAAAAATTATATCGATGCTTAACATTTTATTGAACAGTACAATTATAACTTTAAAAGAATTAGAAGAAGAAACAAATTCTTCAAAACGTCAAATTACTTATAGACTCAATAAAATCAACCATATGCTGAGAGGAATAAAAGTACCTACCATTTCTCTTAATTCGAGTAGAAATATAATTGTTCAGCAAGATACTAAAACGGCAATTAAAGAATTAATAGATAAAAATTATTCCAGAGCTACTTATTATTTCAGCAAGACTGAAAGGCTCCTATATATGTATCTCATGTTATTTATAAATATGGATTATTTGTCTATAAACCATTTTATAGATTCAATGAAAGTAAGCAGGTCTACTGTATATCTTGATTTTAAGAACTTGATCCCGGAGCTGAAAAAAGAAAATATCCAAATTAAATATAATCGTATCAGAGGATATTATTTGTCTGGGTCAGAGATGAATATAAGACGAACAATGATTAAAAGTATCAGCCAAACCTTATCAAATGGTGATAATCCAAAGGTATTTGACCTTTTTATAGATGAATATAAACTTGGCACCTTTGAATCTTCAAAAGAAATAATATCGAAACTTGTTAAGAAATACAAAATCACGTTTGTAGAAGATAGGCTTGCGGAATTTGTTTATATATTTATCTTCTTAAAATCAAGGATGGTTTCAAATCAGGATAATATTGCCAATAATCCGGATATACCAAATATCACTGTAATGAATTCTATGAAAGAATACAAATTTACTGAAGAATTATTGGAAGTCTACAATATCAAAGATAAAATTCATCCATTTGACATTATGTATATTAGTGCTTGGATTTTAGGAATATCCGTTGGAAACATCAATGAGGATACAAAAGACAGATATGTAATTTCCAAAATTGTAAACAGTATAATGATAAAATTTGAATCTATAAGCGGAATTTATTATATAAACCGCAAAAAAATATTCAAACAAATTTACTCGCATTTTAGACCTGCTTATTATAGGCTATTATTCAAACTTCCAATTTCCAATCCTCTATGTGAAAAGATAAAAGAGGAATACAAATTATTTTATAAGATTGTAAGTAATGTTATGAAAGAATTCTGCGGACTGTTTGGAGAGGAAATACCGGAAGAGGAATTAGCATATTTGACTTTGCATTGTGCCGCTATATTTTTCGACAAAAAGGATTATGAAGTTATAAAGAAAAAAACAGCTTTGATTGTTTGTTCAAACGGAGTCGGAAGTTCCGTAATCTTGTATAAGGAACTCGTGAATTTATTTCCGGAATTAAATTTTCTGCCTCCTCTTGAATCCTCCAAAATAAAGTCTGTTGTTGAGCCAATAGATATTGTATTTACTACTAATTATAATCCGGCAGTTTTAGAAATAAATGCTCCAATAATCAAAGTCAGTCCTGTTATGACTCAGAAAGAAAAATATAAACTCACCAGAGAAGTATATATTCAATTAGGTGACGTTTTTTTAAGACAACCGAAAATAGATGAAGTTATGAATATAATCAAAAAGCATACAAAAATAATTTCAGAAAGTATGCTTTCCAATGAATTGTTATCCTACTTTACACAAACAGACACTTTTACGTTTAAAGGAGATGAAGGACTCATGCTAAGTGACCTTACTAATGAAAAGCTAATCAAACTAAGAATACCTGCCAAGGATTTAGAGGAGGCCATCAGAAAATCAGCTTCTGTATTACTTGAAAATGGCAAGATAACTGAAAATTATATAGATGCAATGGTAAATGCCGCAAAATTATCTCCCTATATGGTTATTACAAAACATGTCGCCCTGCCTCATGCAAGGCCGGAAACAGGTGCAAAAGAAATTGCAATAGGCATTACCACACTTCAAGAACCTATTAAATTTGGAAACAAGGATAATGATCCTGTGAAATATATTTTCTGTCTCAGTGCCGTAGATAATAACAGTCATATCCGTACAATGTCAGAATTGGTAGAACTGCTCGAAAATAACGGATTTTATGATGTATTGGACAAAGCTGTCAATCCAAAAGAAATTATGGATTATATAAAAAAATACGAATCAGATAAGGAGGGGAAATAA
- a CDS encoding sensor histidine kinase, with protein MKYSVGVTPVVIFVGTILFVFFFFIYMQRMVKYIEEINREIKVISQGQLESHIPVKSDDELGELAKSINLMASQLKNSIEEERNAEKTKNELITSVSHDLRTPLTSILGYLGLISNDDYKDEITMRYYVDIAYNKGKDLKKMIDELFEFTKLNYGGLKVDLKKINLGELLEQLAEEFVPIFKDAGMKYRLDIPEKKVFILADGPLLVRVFENLLINAVRYGKEGKYVDINLRRNGDEAIVDIVNYGEIISQRDLPYIFDRFYRVEKSRSQKTGGTGLGLSISKSIVELHHGSIKAFSGEDKTTFEVALKCENS; from the coding sequence ATGAAATATAGTGTGGGAGTTACTCCCGTTGTAATTTTTGTCGGTACGATACTATTTGTTTTTTTCTTTTTTATCTATATGCAGAGAATGGTTAAATATATTGAAGAAATTAACAGAGAAATTAAAGTTATTTCTCAGGGGCAACTTGAATCTCATATTCCCGTTAAATCCGATGATGAACTGGGGGAATTAGCGAAAAGCATTAATTTAATGGCTTCTCAGCTAAAAAATTCTATTGAGGAAGAAAGAAATGCGGAGAAAACCAAAAATGAATTAATTACAAGTGTGTCCCACGATTTACGGACTCCTCTCACGTCAATATTAGGATACCTGGGACTAATATCTAATGATGATTATAAAGATGAAATAACTATGAGGTATTATGTTGATATTGCTTATAATAAAGGAAAAGATTTGAAAAAAATGATAGATGAACTCTTTGAGTTTACAAAGTTAAATTACGGAGGGCTTAAAGTTGACTTAAAAAAGATTAATTTAGGTGAATTATTAGAGCAGTTGGCGGAAGAGTTTGTTCCGATTTTTAAAGATGCGGGAATGAAATATAGATTGGATATTCCTGAAAAGAAGGTATTTATATTGGCAGATGGCCCTCTTTTAGTGAGAGTATTTGAAAATTTGCTCATTAACGCTGTGAGATATGGAAAAGAAGGAAAATATGTAGATATAAACCTTCGCCGAAACGGAGATGAAGCCATAGTCGATATAGTAAATTATGGAGAAATTATTTCCCAGAGGGATCTTCCATATATATTTGATAGATTTTACAGAGTTGAAAAATCCCGTTCTCAAAAAACAGGAGGAACGGGACTCGGACTGTCCATTTCCAAAAGCATAGTAGAACTTCATCATGGAAGCATTAAAGCTTTCAGCGGAGAGGACAAGACTACTTTTGAAGTAGCATTAAAATGTGAAAATTCATAG